In Vitis riparia cultivar Riparia Gloire de Montpellier isolate 1030 chromosome 19, EGFV_Vit.rip_1.0, whole genome shotgun sequence, the following proteins share a genomic window:
- the LOC117908173 gene encoding protein DJ-1 homolog D-like — MAKSILILCGDYMENYEVMVLFQVLLAYGVSVHIVFPGKKTGDVCRTAVHQCLGHQTYSESRGHNFTVNATFDEVDASKYDGLVIPRGRAPKYLAMNESVLDLVCKFFSSAKPIASICHGQLILAASASVRGWKCTAYPTVGPALIAARAHWVEPETMSACVIDGNPITAATYTGHPGFIQFFVKALGGTITGSNKWILFLCGDLITYQTRHGLHPQGNLQVSHA, encoded by the coding sequence ATGGCCAAGAGCATTCTCATCCTCTGCGGCGATTACATGGAAAACTATGAGGTGATGGTTCTCTTTCAAGTGTTGCTGGCCTACGGAGTCTCCGTCCACATCGTTTTCCCTGGAAAGAAAACCGGCGACGTATGTCGGACTGCTGTTCATCAATGCCTTGGTCATCAGACTTATTCTGAGTCACGGGGTCACAACTTCACAGTCAATGCAACCTTTGATGAGGTTGACGCAAGCAAATATGATGGACTTGTTATTCCAAGAGGGCGGGCTCCAAAATATCTTGCAATGAATGAATCTGTTTTGGACTTGGTATGCAAATTTTTTAGCTCTGCAAAACCAATTGCCTCTATTTGCCATGGGCAGTTAATCTTGGCAGCTTCAGCCTCAGTCAGAGGATGGAAGTGCACAGCTTACCCTACTGTGGGACCTGCACTCATTGCTGCAAGAGCTCACTGGGTAGAACCTGAGACCATGTCAGCATGTGTTATTGATGGTAACCCTATTACTGCAGCAACTTACACAGGTCATCCTGGGTTCATCCAGTTTTTTGTAAAAGCACTAGGAGGCACCATAACTGGTTCAAATAAATGGATTCTATTTTTGTGTGGGGATTTGATCACTTACCAAACAAGACATGGGCTGCATCCTCAAGGAAATCTCCAAGTAAGCCACGCATAA